A window of Haloarcula marismortui ATCC 43049 genomic DNA:
TGCGGCCCGCATTCGTATTTCAGAACAGACCGCGCCGCTCGCCCGCGACCGCGTCCGCGAGATGCTCGACGCGTATCAGGTCGAGGCCAAGGTCGTCCGGACCTGTCGGCTGTGTGCCTCCGACGGGCGTTACTCGCCGATTACCAGCGAAACTGCTATCGAGACCGATGACGAAACCATCTGTCCGGAGTGTGCTCGCCAGCAACTCGACCGCGAACTCGCGTTCAAAGGGAGCATCAGCGGCGACGCCCGCGACCGGCTCGAAGAGCTGCTACTGGAGGTGCAGGACCTCGACCGGGTGACGAACCTTCTGTCGGGCCAACTAGACCCGGACCTGACGAAGTTCGACGAAATCTCGGCGACCGTCGATGAGGTCGACCCCGTTCGCGTCGATTCGCTGGACCTCCATCCCGGGATGCAGGAGCATCTCGAATCCCGGTTCGATACACTGCTCCCGGTCCAGAGTCTCGCCGTCGAGCACGGGGCCACGGAGGGCCGCGACCAGCTCGTCGTGAGCGCAACGGCGACGGGGAAAACGCTCATCGGCGAAATGGCCGGCATCGACCGCGTCCTGAACAACAAGGGTACGATGCTGTTTCTCGTCCCGCTGGTCGCCCTTGCGAACCAGAAATACGAGCAGTTTCAGGACCGCTACGGCGACATGGTCGACGTGTCGCTGCGTGTTGGCGCGAGCCGCATTGCTGACGAAGGCGGGCGCTTCGACCCCGAAGCCGACGTTATCGTCGGGACCTACGAGGGCATCGACCACGCGCTCCGGACCGGCAAGGACCTCGGTACTGTTGGGACCGTCGTCATCGACGAGGTCCACACGCTCGGGGAGGACGAGCGGGGCCACCGGCTTGACGGCCTGATTTCCAGACTCAAATACTACTGCGAGTCCGGTGGCGCACCGGATAGCGGCGACACGCAATGGATCTATCTCTCGGCGACGGTCGGCAACCCCGGACAGCTGGCCGACCAGCTCCGGGCGACGCTCATTGAATTCGAGGAGCGACCGGTTCCAATCGAGCGCCACGTCACGTTCGCCGACGGCCGCGAGAAGATCGAGACCGAAAAGAAGCTCGTCAAGCGGGCGTTCGACAACAAATCCAGCAAAGGCTATCGCGGCCAGACTATCATCTTCACGAACTCCCGGCGGCGCTGTCACCAGATTTCACGCAAACTGGAGTACAGTTCTGCGCCGTACCACGCCGGACTGGACAACCGGAAGCGCCAGCGGGTCGAGCGGCAGTTCGCCGATCAGGACCTCGCAGCGGTCGTGACGACGGCGGCGCTGGCTGCCGGAGTCGACTTCCCCGCCTCGCAGGTCATCTTCGACTCACTGGCGATGGGTATCGAATGGCTCACAGTCCAGGAGTTCAGCCAGATGCTCGGCCGGGCCGGCCGCCCGGACTACCACGACAAGGGGACCGTCTACATGCTGGTCGAGCCTGATTGTTCGTACCACAACAGCATGGAGATGACCGAAGACGAAGTGGCGTTCAAGCTGCTGAAAGGCGAGATGGAGCCGGTCATCACCCGCTACGACGAGGGCGCAGCCGTCGAAGAGACGCTGGCTAACGTCACCGTCGCCGGCAAGCAGGCCAAGCGGCTCAACGACCGGATGGTCGGCGAGGTGCCGACGAAACACGCGCTGGGGAAACTGCTCGAATACGAGTTTATCGACGGCCTCTCGCCGACGCCGCTTGGCCGGGCTGTGACCCGGCATTTCCTCGCGCCCGACGAGTCTTTCCAGTTGCTCGACGGTATCCGCAAGGGACAGCATCCCTACGAAATCGTCGCCGACATGGAATTACGCGACGAGCACTGAGCGGTCCGCGCCCGTCCAACCTGTCGGCTGAATATCCTTTCGGCGTACATTCTTGTAGCGGCACGTACTTCCGGTGTCCATGGGCCTGTTCGATAGGATCCGTCGGGCCGTCGGTGGCGATGACTCGTCGACCGACGGGGACGAGCGGACGGCAAAGGATAACGGGCCGTCCGACGATGGGCCGGACCGCCTAGACACGGCGGCGCTCGACCCGACGACGTTCCGGGAGTACGCCGAGAACGTCGTCGATGGCGCGGACCCGCTGACATTCGACCCCGATGCGCTTGCCCGCCTCGATACGGCCATCGAGGAGAGCTACGGCGGCGAGACCGTCGGCGACGCCGCGGGGACGACGACCTACACCGAAAACACGGTTCGGTTCGGGAGCTATCTCGGTGAACTCCTCGTGCGGGCGTACGACGGCGAGTGGGTCCAGTCCGACGGCCGATGGGGCGTTACCGTTTCCGGCCCGGACGACGAGGTGACCGTCGCGGTGTTCGACGTGGCTGCCCGCTCGTTCGGCGACGAGCCGGTGTTCGCGGCTGTCGTGACACGTCTGGAATCCGAACTGGCACTGGATAGCATACAGACTCCCGACGGTGATGGACGGGCAGATTTGGAGGCAGATGAAACCGACGCCGACAGCGTCGTCTCCGAGCCGACGCGGATCGTTAGCCGTGTTGGTGATGCACAGGCGGACGAGCGAGGTGAAGCACCTGCCGGCGATACCACTGATTCTGAGCCGTCTCAAGCTGTCGAAACGGAGCCGACCCGCATCGTCAAACGGGTCGAATCCGAGTCGGAAGCTGATGACCGGTCGGACGACACCGACCCCACGCCCGTCGCCAGTGCGGTTGATGACGAACCGGAGAACGAGCCACCGCGGGGCAGTGACGACCCCGACAGCAACGAGAGCGCAGATTCCGATACAACTGATTCAGTGTCAGATGCTGCTGGTAGCGAGCCGCCAGCCACTGCAGCCACCGAAGAAGAATCGATTGCCGATCCGAGTGACAGGCCGGCGGCTGACGACACCGCCCCAGAGCGGTCGGCGGATGATACCGCCCTAGAGCGGTCGGCAGATGACACCGCCACAGAGTGGTTGGCTGATGACACTGCTGATGAGCAGCCAACAGTTGAAACGCTGGCCGAGGAGTCAGCCGTCGATGATTCTGCGGATGAACCGGCCGCTGATACGACTAATGCTGTCGAAACAACGACCGATGCGGCCGCAGCCGACGAGCCGGTTGCGTATATCGATGAAGCGGAGTCGTCGTTCGATAGTGCCACAGCGGACTCCTCTGATGAAACGACAGCGGCCGAGACACCGTCCGAAGACTCGGCTGTCGACTCCCGCGATGAGGATGGAACTGATGACACCACGCCCGCGCGGGCGGCAACTGACACAGCCGACGACGAAGCAGCAACTGACACAGCCGCTGACGAAGCAGCGACGGACACAGCCGACGACACATCGTCCGACACATCGATGGACGACGAACCGATCCGCGATAGCTCGCCGGATGCGTTGTCAGATGCCGTTCCAGACGCAGAGGCGGCTGCCGAAACGACGGCTGATGAGTCACCTGCAGACATCGCCGACACGAGGGCCGATGATACCCTGGCAGCCGTTTCGGACTCTGACACCACGGAGCTGTTTGATGACAGTCCCAACACATCGGCTCCTGTCGCAGATGTCAAGGCGACCGATACCAGCGAGCACGCAGCGTCACAGGACGTAACCGCTGACGAGACGGCTGCGACAGCAGACACCGACGAGAGTGACCTATCTGCACCCAGTGACAGCGATTCGACCGCTAGCTCGATGGCCCGCTCGTGGGAATCCGGCACGGTCCGGGCGGACCACGCCGACACCGCTGTCGAGTTCGCTGACTTCTGGGGCGAGCACGACCTCGATTTCTCGCCGGCCTCGCTTTCGCGGCTCGACGACCTAGTCGACGCCGAGTGGGACGACGAGCGCTTCGCCGAGACGACCTTCGGGAGCGACGCGTCGTTCGACGACCGCGCGTTCTCCAGCGTCGTGCGAGAACTCGGCGGCTACTTCGGCGAAGTCCTCGTCCGGCACCTCGATGGCGACTGGACCGACGAGACGGACCACGAAGCGGCCGTCGTCGTCGGTGGGCCGGCCGGGCAGTTCGCAGTCCCTGTCTTCAAGGTCGCGATAACGTCGCTCAGAAAACAGGCGGTGTTTGGCCGGAGCTACGACGCCCTGCTCGACGATCTTGGTCGTGAGGGGCCGGCACGGTGAGCGATGTGAGTCCCGGTCCGTCGTTTCCCCGCTGTTGCTAGTCAGACAGGGGGAGGACAGCCGTGCTCCCACAGTCGGGACACTCGTCGTGATCCGTGTAGAGGCGCGTTTCACACTCGCTGCACTGGTGGGTGGCCTCGTCGTCAGACGCCTTTTCGACTTCCTGCTTCAGCGCCTCGACTTTCCGACCGATATCGTTGAAAAGGCTCATTATGATACGTTCGGCCCGGACAGGCATAAACGTCGGCTGCGGTTCCGGGTCGTGTGAGGATGTCGCCACTCGCAAACGACCCATCCTTTTGTCACTGGCGGCGCAGGGGCCAGACGTGTCGCTGCCACCTCTCACGCCGGGGATGTTGTTCGTGTTTGCGGTCATTGTCGCTGCGCTGGTGCTGTTTGCGACGGAGGCGCTGCCCGTCGATGTGACCGCTATTGCCGTTATGGTCGCGCTGATGCTGGCCGAACCGGTGACGGTGCTCGCGACCGACCTCGGGTTGCTTGCCGAGCCGGTGTACGTGTTACACCAGGCCGGTGACGGGATTTCGCCGCTGGATCGTGGGCTTTCCGGCTTTGCCTCGACGGCGACGATAACGGTGCTTGCGATGTTCATTCTCTCGGACGGCGTCCAGCGGACCGGGATCGTCCAGATTCTCGGCGCGAAAATCGCCTCGCTGACCGGAGACAGCGAAACGAAACAGCTCAGTGCGACCGTCGGGCTGGTCGCGCCTATCTCCGGGTTCATCAACAACACTGCCGCCGTTGCCATCCTCCTGCCGATGGTCACTGACATCGCACACAAGGGCAAGCTCTCGCCGTCGAAACTACTGTTGCCGCTGTCCTATGCTTCGATGTTCGGCGGAATGCTGACGCTCATTGGGACGTCGACGAACATCCTCGCCTCGCAGCTCTCGGCGGAACTGATCGACCAGCCGTTCAGTATGTTCGAGTTCACCCAGCTCGGCATCATCGTGACCGTCATCGGAACGGTTTATCTTCTTACCGTCGGGCGCTATCTGGTCCCGTCGCGGATTCCGGTCGAAGAGGACCTCACCGAGGAGTTCGAGATGGGTGAGTATCTCACCGAGGTCGTCGTTCGCCAAGACTCCCCGCTCATCGGGCAGACTGTCGACGAGGCGCTCAGAGTTTCGGCGTTTGACGTGGACATCGTCCAGTTGGTCCGTGAGAAACGCACGTTCCTCGAACCGCTCGGCCAGAAATCCATTCGGGCCGGTGATGTCTTCGCCGTTCGGACGGACCGAGACACGCTCGTCGACCTCCTCGATGTCGAAGGGCTGGACATCATTCCGGATGTCGAGGTCGACGACGCGGAACTGGAAACCGCAAACGAGCGGAAAAACCTCGTTGAGGTTGTCGTCGCCCCCGGCTCCTCGCTTATTGGCGAGACACTCGTCTCCACGAACTTCCGCCAGCGCTACGACGCGACAGTGCTGGCGCTTCGCCACGGGCAGGAGCTGTACCGCCAACGAATGGACCACGTTACACTCCGCATCGGCGATACGCTTCTGGTGCAGGCCACTCCTGAAAGCATCGACCGTCTCAACCGTAACAACGACTTCATCGTCGCCCAGGAGGTCGCACGCCCGGATTTCCGGCGGTCGAAGATTCCCGTCGCTATCGGCATCGTCGCTGCTGTCGTCGGCGTCGCGGCGCTGACGCCGGTTCACATCGTCATCTCGGCGCTCGGCGGCGCGCTGGCGATGGTGCTCACCGGCTGTCTCCGCCCCCCGGAGCTGTACGACGCCGTCCAGTGGGATGTCATCTTCCTGCTCGCCGGCGTCATCCCGCTTGGTACCGCACTACAGGAGACCGGCGGCGCTGACTTGCTCGCGGAACTGTTCGTCATGGGCGCTGGCAGCATCCTCGCCGCCGGGGGCGGCCTCGCCGTCGTTCTCGGGCTGATGTACCTCGTTACGGCGCTGCTGACGAACATCATCTCGAACAACGCCTCCGTCGTCCTGATGATCCCGGTCGCCATCGAAACCGCCCAGCAACTGAACGCCAACGCCTTCGCCTTCGTCCTCGCCGTCACCTTCGCTGCCTCGACGGCGTTCATGACGCCGGTTGGCTATCAGACCAACCTCCTTGTCTATGGGCCCGGTGGGTACCGATTCACCGATTATCTGAAGGTTGGTGCGCCGCTACAGGCCGTATTCGCCGTCGCAACGACGCTTGGCATCGCGTATTTCTGGGGCCTCGCTCCCGCGTGACATGGCCGCCTCGCAACGAAACGCTTTACAGGCTGTCGAATCGAGAGAGTAGTACGGGATCGTGGGGTAGCTTGGTAACCTTCGGGCCTTGGGTGCCCGCGCCCCTAGTTCAAATCTGGGCGATCCCATACCTGCGATAACGAACGCAGCCTTTCTGCCGCGTCTACCGCTACTTCCCTAGCACCCTGTCTTGCCAGCCCCTTGCTGTCATTGCCACTCCCACTCGTAGCCGCGGCCCGTCCTCACCACTATGCCCGTAGCGACTCCCCGGGCGACACTGCAAAAAGAAGCCGTCGCGATGTTACACCGCGCTAGTCGCCAGTCCCGTCAGGGGCGGAACGCGTGGCGTGTTATCGCTGGCCTCCGACATCGCTGTGGTCGTCCTCCCTGCTACTGGTGTCGAACTCGTCGACGGTCGCGGCCAGCGAGTCGGCACGGTCGCGGAGTTCGTCCGCGCTCTGGGCGATTTCAGCGACGGACGCGGACTGCTCTTCGGCGGCCGCCGATACCTGCTCGGCGTCTTCCGTCACGTTCTGGCTGATCTCGGACACCCCGTCGACGCGGTGGACGACGCTCTGCGTTGCGTCGGCCTGGTCCTCGGTGGCGTCCGCAATCTCCTGAATCCCATCGTTGGCGTTCTCGATTGCGTCGACAGTGTCCGCTATCGCGTCGGCAGCCTCGCGGACAGTCTTCACACCGGTGTCGATGTGGTCGCTGGTCGCGCGGATGTCCGTGACAGTCTCGTCCGTCTCCGTTTGCACGGCCGCGATTTCGGCTTCTATCTCTGCTGCCGCCTGCTTTGTCTCCTCCGCGAGGTTCTTGACCTCGTCGGCGACAACGGCGAAGCCCTCGCCGTCCTTGTCGGCACGGGCGGCCTCGATGTTGGCGTTCAGGGCGAGCATATTCGTCTGCTCGGCGATATCCGAAATGAAGTCGACAATCTCGCCGATGTCGTCCATCCGCTTCTGTAGCGCGAGAATCTGGTCGACCGCATCTGCCGAGCGGGACTCGATTTCCGCCATGTCGTCAATGGCTGACTCGGCGGCTTCCCGGCCCGTTTCGCCACGGTCGACGGCTTCCCTGGCCGTCTCTGCGACCGTCGTCGATGACGCTGCGACTTCCTCGATGCTCGCCGATAGCTCGTCCATTTCGGCGGCAGCCTCCTCAAGGTCGTCGTGCTGTCTGATAGCGCCGTCGGCGATCTCCTGTATGCGGTCACTGACGGTCTGGCTCGTCGTCTCGATTTCTTCGGCCCCAGTTGCGACCTCGATTGTGGCATCCGCGACCTCGTCGGCGAACGCCGCGACCTCACTGACGGTGGCTTCGAGCCCGTCGAGCATTGCGTTGAACTCCACTGCGACTTCTCGCATTGCCGTCTCCTCCGCGTCTTCGTCGAGTCGCTTCGTGAGATCACCGTCAGCGATCTCCTGCATCACCGCGCTGTACTCGGTAGCGCGCTCCTGAAGCCGCTGGCTGGCTTCCTCCGCCTCAGCCCGTGCGTCCTCCGCTTCCGTGCGGAGCTCCTCGGCCTCCGACCGCGCCGTCTTCGCTTCCTCAACTGCATCCTCCGCTTCCTGAATGCGGTTCTGCAGAGAGATCCGCATATCGTCAAACGTCCCGTAGAGCCGGCCGATTTCATCGGCACGGTTCGTCGAGAGGTCGACATCGAAGTTGCCGGCCTCGATGCGTTCAGCACGGTCTCGTAGCTGCTTCAGGGGGTCAACCGTGCGTTTTCCGAGTACGAGGCCGACAGCCGACAACGAAACGAGTGCCAGCAGGACAAGCAGTCCGACCGTCTGCCCGACCGTATCCCGGACACTGAACGCCTGTGCCGTGTCTAGACTGGTCACTGTGACCCAGTTCGTGGTCGGGACGGGCGCGAACGCGTACACGCGACCATCGGACACCGCTGTCACCGGGGCTGCAGTGCCGTTCGCGTCGCGGATTGCCGCGAGGCTCTCACTGTGGGTGGCAGCATCGAACTCGCGGTCGATGTTCAGTACCGTCTCGTCGTTGGTGTTCAGAATCGTGGTTTCCTTCGTCGAATTCGTATCGCTGAGCCGGTCGACCTGACTCTGGATACGCGTGACGACGACGAGGTGCGAGCCGTCACGCTTCGGGACCGAGCTCGCGAACGCCATCACGGGCTCGTCGTTGAGGACCGGCGAGCGGTACGACCGACTACTCGACCAGACCTGTGTGTTGTTGCCGGGCCCCTCCGGCACTTCGGCGGCCGTCCACGGCGCGTCAAGTTCGGACAGCGACCGTCCCTCTAGCGGGAGTTCCGTGCTGGCGACTACCTCGCCACGGGATTCGTTTACGAGGTGCATACTGACAACGTCGTCAGGCAGTAACTGGTCCTGCAGCAGGATGTACGCCGCAGCGCGCCGGTCGCTCCGGAGTGGTTCACCCTGCGAAATGGACCGGGTGTGCGTGCGTTGCTGTTCGACCCACGAGCCGATAGAGTCCCCCTCCAGCTGGCTGGTCTCGGCGAGCTGTTCGGTTGTCTGTTGCTCGACTGCTGTGGATGTCGCCTGAAACGTGAACGCGCCGGCGCCCGCGATGACGAGCAACACGGCGAGGAACGCAACAGCAAACTTCGCAGCGAACCGTTGCCGTATGAATTCGGGAGCGACTCGATCAAGCGCACTCGCCAGTCCGTCGAGCGGACCGCCCGCCATCAGGCACCACCCGTGTTGGAGCGCTCAGTGGGCACGACGATGTCGCCGGCGGCGATTTGCTCCCGCGATGTCGACAGCGCCTCCCTGATATCGTCGGGAATTGCCGGCTCGAGGGAGGTGCCATAGACGACGCCGACGCCGTCACTATCAAGCCCGAGCGAGACAACCTCACCAGCGGGGAGGTTGTCCGCGACCGTCGCCGTCGCCGCGTCGTAGACCGCAACGTTCACTCGCTTGACCATGCTCGCGAGTACGACATCCGCGTACCGAGGGTTACTCCGGGACTGGTCTGAGTCCACCCCGATTGCGTACCGGCCATGAGCCTGTGCGGCCTGGAAGATACCAACACCTGCGCCACCCGCCGCGTGGTAGACGATGTCCGCCCCATCGTCGTACATCTTGGCTGCGATGTCCCGAGCGCCCTGCACGTCGTCGAAGTTCCCGAGGTACTCGGTGAGGACATCAACGTCTGTGTTAGCGTACTCGACGCCGGCTCTGAAGCCGGCCTCGAACTTGTGGATGAGCGGCTGGTCGAGGCCGCCGACGAATCCGACGGTCGTCTCGTCCGGGTTCGTCGAGCCTGCCCCGAGGTCGACATCTCTGGTTGTGAGCAGCCCAGCGAGGTTCCCGGCCTGAAACGACCCCTCGTGTTCGCGGAACACGTAACTCGCCACGTTGTCTGCCTCCACGACAGAGTCGACGATCATGAACTGCTGGTCCGTGTACTCCGATGCAGCCTCAGATAGCCCTTCAGCCTGCAGAAATCCGATACAACAGATAAGGTCGTATGACGGACTCGTCGAACTCGCCAGCTCGGCCTGTATTTCGCCGAACCCGGCGACACTGGTTGGCTCGTGGTTCGTGTACTCGACCCCGTCATCGAGGCGTGCGCGCTGAATGCCGCGGTTCGCAGCATCATTGAACGAGCGGTCATCGAGCCCACCCAGCGCGTACACCATTCCGACAGTCGCCGCCGCATCGCTCTCGTCGATGCCACTGGCAGTTGCTTCTTGGCTGTCGCTGGCCCCCTCGTCTCCCTGTCCGCTCCCTCCGAAGCCGCCCGCACAGCCGGCGAGTGCTGCGGTCGCGGCCGCGCCGCCGCTGGCGAGGAGCTGACGTCTTGTAATATTGTGATTGCGCACGATTATTCTACTCTGAGTGAATCAACTATACCAGCAAAAACCACGGGGCCCAATTCTCGACAGTGATACTGATACCGCCCTCGTGCCGCCTTATTTCAGTTCCACCCCGGTTTGCGAACCTTCTTAGGCCAGTGGGCATAACCACTGTCCACTCAAATGGCGACCGCCGAGAACACCGAACTCATCGACCGCTTCGAGGAGTTCTACCGCAACTACTACCGCAACGAGATCGGTGAGCTCGCCCAGAAATATCCGAACGACCAGAAATCGCTGTATATCGACTGGGACGACCTCTATCGTTTCGACCCGGATCTAGCCGACGACTACCGGACAAAGCCCGAGCAGATACAGGAGTACGCCGAGGAGGCCCTTCGACTGTACGACCTCCCGGTTGATGTCTCGCTCGGGCAGGCCCACGTCCGCGTCCGGAACCTCCCCGAATCCGAGGACATCCGCGACCTGCGCCACGAACACCACGGGAACCTCGTTGCCGTCAGAGGTATCATCCGGAAGGCGACCGACGTGCGCCCGAAGGTTATCGAGGCGGCCTTCGAGTGCCAGCGCTGTGGCACGCTCACGCGTATCCCCCAGACCGCCGGTGACTTTCAGGAACCGCACGACTGCCAGGGCTGTGAACGACAGGGGCCGTTCCGGCTCAACACCGACCAGTCCCAGTTCATCGACGCCCAGAAGCTCCGTGTGCAGGAATCTCCCGAGGGACTGCGTGGTGGGGAGACGCCCCAGTCAATCGACATCAACATCGAGGACGACATCACGGGCCACGTCACCGCCGGTGACCACGTCCGCGTGACCGGCATCCTCAAACTCGACCAGCGGGGCAACGACAACGAAAAGTCCCCGATGTTCGATATCTACATGGAAGGCGTCAGCGTTGAAATCGAGGACGAGCAGTTCGAGGACATGGAGATCACCGACGCTGACAAGACGGAAATCGTCGAACTCTCCAGCGAACCCGACATCTACGACAAGATGGTCGGGGCCATCGCCCCCTCTATCTACGGCTACGAAAAAGAGAAGCTCGCGATGATGCTCCAGCTCTTCTCCGGCGTAACGAAGGAGCTACCTGACGGATCTCGAATACGTGGGGACCTCCATATGTTGCTGATAGGCGATCCGGGGACGGGGAAATGCGTCCACGGTGACACGCGGGTAACTCTCGCAGACGGCCACGAACGGCCGATACGAGAGGTCGTTGAATCGAACTTAGATGATCCCAAACCAGTCGACGACGGCGTGTGGGACACTGTTGATTTCGATGTCCCCTCACTCCAATCCGATGGAACAGTAGCCACGCAAAACGCGACCAAGGTTTGGAAGCGCAAGGCACCGGAAACACTGTATCGGATACGAACCGCGACTGGTCGTGAACTCGATGTAACCCCGTCCCATCCACTGTTCGTCCAATCTGACGGCCGGTTCCAGGCCAGGAAAGCCGAGGAATTAGAGAGCGGGACACACGTTGCCGTTCCACGGAAGGTTTCCACAAATGCCTGTAACGAACTGGATGTCACGTTCCGACAATCACAGGCCCACAACAGAATCGATCTTGACCTTCCACCGCAGTGGACACCCGAACTGGCCCGTCTGATCGGTTATATTGTTGCCGAGGGGTACGTCGAGCAACGTCCGGATAACACGGGGTATGTTTCGATAACCAATAACGACCGCGAAGTTCTCGATGACGCGAAATCTGTTCTGGAGACACTGAACCTCAACGTTACGGAACGGAGTTCACACGAGGGGAAGACCGCCCGCGAACTGTTGTGTTCTGCCGGCGAGTTCGTGAGCTTCCTCGCATCTCTGGACGAAACGTTGCTCCAGTCCTCGGCGGAGAGACGCGTTCCGCAAGATATCATGCGAGCCAGCGACAACGTTGTCACCGGATTTATTCGAGGCTATATCGAGGGAGAGGGACACGTTTCGACATCACAGAGAGAGATTACTGTTGCTTCGATGAGTAAACCGCTGCTGGAAGACGTTCGAACCTTGCTCGTCACACAGGGAATCACGGCACAACTCCAACCCCGGAACAACGGCAGCTACCGGCTTCGAATCTCCGGGCAGTCTTTCCACGACTACGCCGAACAAATCGGATTCATCACAGCGCGAAAGACCGAAGCGTGCCGGCAATTCGAGGGAACCCACGGAAATACGAATCTTGATATTGTCCCCAATCTGGGTCCGGAACTCCGTCGCATCCGGGAAGCACTTGGACTGACCCAATCCGAGTGCGGCCTTCCGCGTTCGACGTATCAACACTACGAGCGGGGACGCCGAAACCCAAGCCGT
This region includes:
- a CDS encoding LAGLIDADG family homing endonuclease, producing the protein MATAENTELIDRFEEFYRNYYRNEIGELAQKYPNDQKSLYIDWDDLYRFDPDLADDYRTKPEQIQEYAEEALRLYDLPVDVSLGQAHVRVRNLPESEDIRDLRHEHHGNLVAVRGIIRKATDVRPKVIEAAFECQRCGTLTRIPQTAGDFQEPHDCQGCERQGPFRLNTDQSQFIDAQKLRVQESPEGLRGGETPQSIDINIEDDITGHVTAGDHVRVTGILKLDQRGNDNEKSPMFDIYMEGVSVEIEDEQFEDMEITDADKTEIVELSSEPDIYDKMVGAIAPSIYGYEKEKLAMMLQLFSGVTKELPDGSRIRGDLHMLLIGDPGTGKCVHGDTRVTLADGHERPIREVVESNLDDPKPVDDGVWDTVDFDVPSLQSDGTVATQNATKVWKRKAPETLYRIRTATGRELDVTPSHPLFVQSDGRFQARKAEELESGTHVAVPRKVSTNACNELDVTFRQSQAHNRIDLDLPPQWTPELARLIGYIVAEGYVEQRPDNTGYVSITNNDREVLDDAKSVLETLNLNVTERSSHEGKTARELLCSAGEFVSFLASLDETLLQSSAERRVPQDIMRASDNVVTGFIRGYIEGEGHVSTSQREITVASMSKPLLEDVRTLLVTQGITAQLQPRNNGSYRLRISGQSFHDYAEQIGFITARKTEACRQFEGTHGNTNLDIVPNLGPELRRIREALGLTQSECGLPRSTYQHYERGRRNPSRDSLESVLDAFETRLAEMNNDTPISDTARSDGGGTGSLRQDLNGLAALVEGDIAWDRIESIEPIEHDEKWVYDLEIEGTHNYLTNGVVSHNSQMLSYIENIAPRSVYTSGKGSSSAGLTAAAVRDDFGDGQQWTLEAGALVLADQGIAAIDELDKMSPEDRSAMHEALEQQRISVSKAGINATLKSRCSLLGAANPKYGRFDQYEPIGEQIDLEPALISRFDLIFTVTDKPDEEKDRNLAEHIIQTNYAGELHTHRTENPTSNFSEEEVGTVTEEVAPTIEPDLLRKYVAYAKRNCFPTMTEEAKSRIEDFYVDLRLKGQDEDAPVPVTARKLEALVRLAEASARIRLSDTVDEADADRAVDIAHYCLKEIGVDPETGEFDADVVETGQSKTQRDRIQNIKGIISDIEDEYDEGAPADVVIERAEEVGIDESKAEHEIDKLKQKGEVYEPRTDHLRTT